The following coding sequences are from one Lipingzhangella halophila window:
- a CDS encoding MBL fold metallo-hydrolase, translated as MNVEVHPLVSPWGRFGLYSFYIDAPEPAIVDTGIASSPAEGMAPALEAIGRRIEDVRWILLTHGHIDHVGGAHALWELTGRRAQVVIHEADAPMLRTRRAHVAEYRAGRGQYLRDPEGEAKVTAATEAVIAGEMEPTVLVTGGETLSLGGDVTVCVHSVPGHTPGSVAYVIDGQRSVFVGDAVQVHGAANGFPGFVDPAGYRAGLEYLRDEIRPQHLYLGHPYRRTDGVAYGVKLDAAQAEEALQESLDIEQRVGTAAHHCLRAGLQETDSVYSPFATVAAELGYQGDPTLEPSPFFTTLHGYRPQYDTTL; from the coding sequence ATGAACGTGGAAGTCCACCCCCTGGTCTCGCCGTGGGGCCGGTTCGGCCTCTACAGCTTCTACATCGACGCGCCCGAGCCGGCCATCGTCGACACCGGAATCGCCTCCTCGCCCGCCGAGGGCATGGCTCCCGCGCTCGAAGCCATCGGGCGCCGCATCGAGGACGTGCGCTGGATCCTGCTGACCCACGGCCACATCGACCACGTCGGCGGTGCCCACGCGCTGTGGGAGCTCACCGGCCGGCGGGCACAAGTCGTGATCCACGAGGCCGACGCGCCGATGCTGCGCACGCGCCGCGCCCACGTGGCGGAGTATCGCGCCGGCCGTGGACAATACCTGCGCGACCCCGAAGGCGAGGCGAAGGTGACGGCCGCGACGGAGGCGGTCATCGCCGGCGAGATGGAGCCGACCGTGCTGGTCACGGGGGGCGAGACCCTCTCCCTCGGCGGCGACGTCACCGTCTGCGTCCACTCCGTCCCGGGGCACACGCCCGGATCGGTGGCCTACGTGATCGACGGCCAGCGCTCCGTCTTCGTCGGCGACGCCGTGCAGGTCCACGGGGCCGCCAACGGCTTCCCCGGCTTCGTGGACCCGGCCGGCTACCGCGCGGGCCTGGAGTACCTGCGCGATGAGATCCGGCCGCAGCACCTCTACCTCGGGCACCCGTACCGCCGCACGGACGGGGTGGCCTACGGCGTCAAGCTCGACGCCGCCCAGGCCGAAGAGGCCCTGCAGGAGAGCCTCGACATCGAGCAGCGAGTCGGCACGGCCGCGCACCACTGCCTACGCGCCGGGTTGCAGGAGACAGACTCCGTGTACTCGCCCTTCGCCACCGTGGCCGCGGAA
- a CDS encoding alpha/beta hydrolase, whose amino-acid sequence MTLHPKIAEVVRNLPAPPDGPLDPVAMRAAEEAEVAPLEDRLPLHSVEDVAASTPAGEVPVRVYTPTEADSHGLLVYFHGGAFFLGSLNTHDHVARSLANETGLKVVSVDYRRAPESAYPAGIQDCYAVVRWAAENGESLAWDGTTLAIAGDSSGGTFVAAVAAMAHGYGFDRITHQILYYPSLDLDFDPDRYPSLRENAEGYGLETDTLKPFNAFYIDSGADPADPLVSPIKRANLTGLPPALIVTAEHDPLRDEGELYGQKLKKAGVAATVSRYAGAGHGFVQHFSWIPEYHQVFTETAAFLGTEPG is encoded by the coding sequence ATGACGCTGCATCCCAAGATCGCCGAGGTGGTCCGCAACCTGCCGGCCCCGCCCGACGGGCCGCTCGACCCGGTCGCCATGCGGGCCGCGGAAGAGGCCGAGGTTGCACCCCTCGAGGACCGCCTGCCGCTCCACTCCGTAGAGGACGTGGCCGCGTCGACGCCCGCGGGTGAGGTGCCAGTCCGCGTCTACACGCCCACCGAGGCGGACTCCCACGGCCTGTTGGTCTACTTCCACGGCGGCGCCTTCTTCCTCGGCAGCCTCAACACGCACGACCACGTCGCGCGGTCGCTGGCCAACGAGACCGGGCTCAAGGTCGTCTCCGTCGACTACCGCCGGGCCCCCGAGTCCGCCTACCCGGCCGGTATCCAGGACTGCTACGCGGTGGTGCGCTGGGCCGCGGAGAACGGCGAGAGCCTGGCGTGGGACGGCACGACCCTCGCAATCGCCGGAGACAGCTCGGGCGGCACCTTCGTCGCCGCCGTCGCCGCGATGGCCCACGGCTACGGCTTCGACCGCATCACGCACCAGATCCTGTACTACCCCTCGCTCGACTTGGACTTCGACCCCGATCGTTACCCATCGCTGCGGGAGAACGCCGAGGGATACGGCCTTGAGACGGACACCCTGAAGCCCTTCAACGCCTTCTACATCGACAGCGGAGCCGATCCGGCGGATCCGCTCGTGTCCCCGATCAAACGGGCGAACCTCACCGGACTGCCTCCCGCGCTCATCGTCACCGCCGAGCACGACCCGCTGCGTGACGAGGGCGAGCTCTACGGGCAGAAACTGAAAAAGGCCGGTGTGGCGGCGACGGTCAGCCGGTACGCGGGCGCCGGTCACGGATTCGTCCAACACTTCTCCTGGATTCCGGAGTATCACCAAGTCTTCACGGAGACGGCCGCATTCCTGGGCACGGAGCCAGGATGA